In Fibrobacter sp. UWR2, a single window of DNA contains:
- a CDS encoding glycosyltransferase family 2 protein: MSNVKISVVIPIYKVERYVAKTIESVQHQDFDSYEIILVDDGSPDNSGKICDQYAASDSRIKVIHKENGGVMSARFAGVDAAEGKYIAFLDGDDRMPPTALSNFYKAMKEKRS; this comes from the coding sequence ATGAGTAATGTAAAAATTTCGGTGGTAATCCCGATTTATAAAGTAGAACGCTATGTTGCTAAAACAATTGAAAGTGTTCAACACCAAGATTTTGATTCATATGAAATTATCTTGGTTGATGATGGTTCCCCGGACAATTCGGGAAAAATTTGTGATCAATATGCTGCCTCTGATAGCAGAATAAAAGTCATTCACAAAGAAAATGGCGGCGTTATGTCGGCTCGATTTGCTGGAGTTGATGCTGCTGAAGGAAAATATATCGCTTTTCTGGATGGTGATGACAGAATGCCTCCTACGGCATTATCGAATTTTTATAAAGCGATGAAAGAAAAAAGAAGTTGA
- a CDS encoding sugar-transfer associated ATP-grasp domain-containing protein: MKKKLKKILQFLWNLRRRRIAQRFYRIKSLKYLEKNNISNEYIDGENAYVAFWSRFPEKIETESYRFFSRYMGKVPHIVPEYIGELYLERYLNPVRYRDFYSDKNLYSQYMPHINTPKTALRRIDGGQLLNENYDSFLNKGFSCSCEDFESYLKKYQDLIFKPSVDTDSGVGVVKFFRKENGFFNSNNEKLSLQYLMSSNDFILQEAVQQHPFFSKLCDTSVNTMRLCLYRSVKTEQIHLTGGIVRIGRKGTFVDNAHAGGRFVGINVSDGTLMKTTLDQYGCKTDVWNDIDYSHEKLKIPCWEKIRKFALDVSLQNRHCRLIALDISLDVNENPVLIEENIGGFSYWLLEMTGQDPFGGFANEVVEYCLKKMSEK, from the coding sequence ATGAAAAAAAAACTAAAAAAAATACTGCAGTTTCTATGGAATTTAAGAAGACGTCGTATTGCACAAAGATTTTATAGAATCAAATCTCTTAAGTATCTCGAAAAAAACAATATCTCCAACGAATATATAGATGGAGAAAATGCGTACGTTGCATTTTGGAGCCGGTTCCCTGAAAAAATAGAAACGGAATCGTATCGTTTCTTTTCTCGATATATGGGAAAAGTTCCGCATATTGTTCCTGAATATATTGGAGAATTGTATCTAGAGCGTTATTTGAATCCTGTTCGATATAGAGATTTTTATTCGGATAAAAATCTGTACAGTCAATACATGCCTCATATCAACACTCCTAAAACGGCATTAAGAAGAATTGATGGAGGGCAACTATTGAATGAAAATTATGATTCCTTTTTGAACAAAGGCTTTAGTTGTTCGTGCGAAGATTTTGAAAGTTATCTGAAAAAATATCAAGATTTAATATTCAAGCCGAGTGTAGATACTGATTCGGGTGTTGGTGTCGTTAAATTTTTCAGGAAAGAAAATGGATTTTTCAATTCTAATAATGAAAAATTATCATTGCAATATCTAATGTCATCGAATGACTTTATTTTACAAGAAGCCGTCCAACAGCACCCATTCTTTTCGAAACTTTGCGACACCTCTGTAAATACAATGCGCTTATGCTTATATCGTTCTGTAAAAACAGAACAGATTCATTTGACCGGAGGTATAGTAAGAATTGGTCGAAAAGGAACTTTCGTTGATAATGCGCATGCGGGTGGACGTTTTGTAGGAATAAATGTATCCGATGGAACTTTAATGAAAACGACACTGGATCAATATGGGTGTAAAACGGATGTATGGAATGACATTGATTATTCCCATGAAAAATTGAAAATTCCATGCTGGGAAAAAATAAGAAAATTTGCCCTAGATGTGTCTCTGCAAAATCGTCATTGTCGACTTATTGCCTTAGACATTTCGCTAGATGTAAATGAAAATCCTGTTTTGATTGAAGAAAACATTGGCGGTTTTTCTTATTGGCTTCTAGAGATGACCGGTCAGGATCCGTTTGGAGGCTTTGCTAATGAAGTTGTTGAATATTGCTTAAAAAAAATGTCTGAAAAATAA
- a CDS encoding acyltransferase family protein, whose product MERQSNFELLRIIAMFLVLAVHANYFALDGGPSAQECATRVIPSMTRIVLESACIVCVDVFVLISGWFGIHFKWKSLLSFLFQVFFFGLLIYAFCVIFLDVPLNIKGIAACFQITTWNWFVKSYLLLYLMSPILNAFCDQSDKKAFLLVLISFFSFQTIYGLTGSAKFIEQGYSTISFIGLYLLAQYIRKFATFFSEKSILFHCIGYFLCVAMLSILEFISRFTNHPTGQIFSYINPIVILASVFLLLLFSKLLFTNRFVNWVASSCFAVFLLHTNVNLCEPVFVKKIVALYSLHEGFTCLFLICCFLCSVYLLAILIDQFRKVIYLLLTKYFN is encoded by the coding sequence ATGGAAAGACAATCAAATTTTGAATTACTTCGCATAATAGCGATGTTCCTCGTTTTGGCTGTCCATGCCAATTATTTTGCGCTAGATGGGGGACCTTCAGCACAAGAGTGTGCAACTCGTGTTATTCCGTCTATGACAAGAATTGTCTTGGAATCGGCCTGTATTGTATGTGTTGATGTCTTTGTTTTAATTTCAGGATGGTTCGGGATTCATTTTAAATGGAAATCTTTGCTGAGTTTTTTATTTCAGGTTTTCTTTTTTGGTTTACTCATATACGCTTTCTGCGTAATTTTTCTTGATGTTCCTTTAAATATTAAAGGAATTGCGGCTTGCTTCCAAATAACGACATGGAATTGGTTTGTTAAATCATATTTGTTGTTGTACTTAATGTCTCCGATTTTGAATGCTTTTTGTGATCAATCAGACAAAAAAGCATTTCTGTTAGTTTTGATAAGTTTTTTCTCTTTCCAAACAATTTATGGATTAACGGGTTCCGCAAAATTTATCGAGCAGGGATATTCTACAATCTCTTTTATAGGTCTGTATTTACTTGCTCAATATATTCGAAAATTCGCTACATTTTTTAGCGAAAAAAGTATTCTATTTCACTGTATAGGATATTTCCTGTGCGTTGCTATGTTAAGTATTTTAGAGTTCATTTCTAGATTTACAAATCATCCAACAGGACAAATCTTTAGTTACATAAATCCTATAGTTATATTAGCTTCGGTTTTTCTGCTTCTACTATTTTCAAAACTACTATTTACAAATCGATTCGTCAACTGGGTTGCATCATCGTGTTTTGCTGTTTTTCTATTACATACGAATGTAAATTTATGTGAACCAGTCTTTGTAAAAAAAATAGTTGCCTTATACAGTCTACATGAGGGTTTTACATGTTTGTTTCTGATTTGTTGCTTTTTGTGTTCTGTGTATTTGTTGGCCATTCTTATTGATCAGTTTAGAAAAGTAATTTACTTATTGTTGACTAAATATTTTAATTGA
- a CDS encoding Coenzyme F420 hydrogenase/dehydrogenase, beta subunit C-terminal domain: protein MIELFDKKKCCGCGACMQICPKNCITMRADNEGFLYPMVDTSVCVQCGACEKVCPFNSVYEQQKPISTYGVINTNEQIRLTSSSGGAFTALARTILRQNGVVFGACFDKDYQVVIAYAEDEDSLEAFKGSKYVQARVGESFSKCKCFLNQNKIVLFSGTPCQISGLKHFLKRDYDNLYTIDVVCHGAPSPMVWETYLNWCKRQNLGLSSIRNIFFRDKCSGWKGFSFTIKGQNCTLSTPYKYNPYMKAFLWDVILRPSCYECKAKAGASHADLTLGDFWGVDRIMPSVDDNKGVSLVLANSIKGKELLNKTVELNVFDTDYDKAVYYNPAIVNPVKPHPKRNYFFKNFNSTDSFENLVEKCLKPSLNEKCVDALKRIYHKLLKRK from the coding sequence ATGATTGAATTGTTTGATAAAAAGAAATGTTGCGGATGTGGTGCGTGCATGCAAATTTGTCCAAAAAATTGCATAACAATGCGTGCCGACAATGAAGGTTTTTTGTATCCTATGGTTGACACTTCCGTCTGTGTTCAATGTGGAGCTTGTGAAAAAGTTTGTCCGTTCAATTCCGTGTATGAACAGCAAAAGCCGATAAGCACATATGGTGTGATAAATACGAATGAGCAAATTCGTTTAACGAGTTCCAGCGGTGGTGCGTTTACTGCGTTGGCGCGAACGATTTTAAGGCAAAACGGCGTTGTTTTTGGGGCGTGTTTTGACAAGGATTATCAAGTAGTAATCGCTTATGCTGAAGATGAAGATTCTTTAGAGGCTTTTAAAGGATCCAAATATGTTCAGGCTCGAGTTGGAGAAAGCTTTTCCAAGTGCAAATGTTTTCTGAATCAGAACAAGATTGTTCTTTTTTCGGGAACCCCATGCCAGATTTCAGGTTTGAAGCATTTCTTGAAAAGAGATTATGATAATCTTTATACTATTGATGTCGTTTGTCATGGAGCCCCATCACCAATGGTATGGGAAACTTATTTGAATTGGTGTAAAAGGCAAAACCTTGGATTGTCTTCTATTAGAAACATATTTTTCCGTGACAAATGCAGTGGATGGAAAGGGTTCAGTTTTACCATAAAGGGGCAAAACTGTACCCTTTCGACCCCTTATAAATATAATCCATACATGAAGGCGTTCTTATGGGATGTCATATTAAGGCCTTCTTGCTATGAGTGTAAAGCGAAAGCTGGGGCAAGTCATGCTGATTTGACGTTAGGTGATTTTTGGGGTGTTGATAGAATTATGCCATCTGTTGATGATAATAAAGGTGTCTCGCTTGTTTTAGCAAATTCTATCAAGGGCAAAGAACTTTTAAATAAAACTGTAGAATTAAATGTATTTGACACTGATTATGATAAAGCTGTCTACTACAACCCTGCAATTGTCAATCCTGTAAAGCCCCACCCAAAGAGAAATTATTTCTTTAAAAATTTTAATTCAACCGATTCTTTTGAAAACCTTGTAGAAAAATGTTTGAAACCTTCATTAAATGAAAAATGCGTTGATGCGTTAAAACGGATCTACCATAAGCTTTTAAAAAGGAAATAA
- the glmS gene encoding glutamine--fructose-6-phosphate transaminase (isomerizing) produces the protein MCGIVGYIGSKNVLPILLDGLKKLEYRGYDSAGVSFVSNNSLQTVKAAGKIVALEKKLKDFADEQSSLGIGHTRWATHGAPTENNAHPHVSADGKIAVVHNGIIENYASLKAKLQQNGVEFKSDTDTEVVAHLISHFYQGDLKSAVIQAIGKLEGAFGFGIICKDEPDVLIGARRGSPLVFGIGDNGEYYLASDVAAIVNHTHKIVYLDDNDIVVAHHGGYEILNLQSQTVQRDVQKIDFDEDAVAKCGFDHYMLKEIFEQPEALRNTMRGRLNIADGNAKLAGLEANIRELRDINRIIITACGTSYYAGMVGEYVIEDLAGVPVEVEYASEFRYRNPIIKPGTLVLAISQSGETADTLAAMKEAHQKGATVLGICNGIGSSIARNSDGGVYLHAGPEIGVASTKAFSGQVLVLTMIALLLGRQRRVSFEHGMEIANAITEIPELVEETLKLNSAIRTIAEKYKDAKNFLYLGRHYNYPVAMEGALKLKEISYIHAEGYPAAEMKHGPIALIDENMPVVVIAPKDALFDKIISNIREIKARGGKVIAVTTQDCSPLDEFADDLIRVPTTLPMLMPILTCVPLQLLAYHVATLRGNNVDQPRNLAKSVTVE, from the coding sequence ATGTGCGGAATAGTTGGTTATATCGGTTCTAAAAATGTCCTTCCCATTTTGTTAGATGGTCTGAAGAAACTAGAATATCGAGGCTACGATAGCGCGGGCGTTTCATTTGTCTCTAACAATTCTTTGCAGACAGTCAAGGCTGCTGGGAAAATTGTTGCACTTGAAAAGAAATTAAAAGACTTTGCTGATGAACAAAGTTCTCTTGGTATTGGGCATACGCGATGGGCTACTCATGGAGCACCAACCGAGAACAACGCTCACCCGCATGTCAGCGCAGATGGGAAAATTGCGGTTGTCCATAACGGTATTATTGAGAACTATGCTTCTTTGAAGGCGAAGCTGCAACAGAATGGAGTTGAATTCAAGTCAGATACCGATACGGAAGTTGTCGCACATCTAATTTCGCATTTCTACCAAGGGGACTTAAAATCGGCTGTAATCCAGGCGATTGGCAAACTTGAGGGAGCGTTTGGTTTTGGGATCATCTGTAAAGATGAACCGGATGTGTTGATTGGCGCTCGTCGCGGATCTCCGCTTGTGTTCGGAATAGGGGACAATGGCGAGTATTACCTGGCTAGCGATGTTGCTGCTATCGTGAACCATACGCACAAGATTGTCTATCTAGATGATAACGACATTGTCGTTGCGCACCATGGTGGTTATGAGATATTGAATCTTCAAAGCCAAACTGTTCAGCGCGATGTGCAGAAGATTGACTTTGATGAAGATGCTGTCGCAAAGTGCGGTTTCGACCACTACATGCTTAAGGAAATTTTCGAACAGCCCGAAGCATTGCGAAATACGATGCGAGGTCGTTTGAATATTGCTGATGGTAATGCTAAATTAGCGGGACTTGAAGCTAATATTCGCGAATTGCGTGATATCAATCGTATTATTATCACAGCCTGCGGAACTAGTTACTATGCAGGTATGGTCGGTGAATATGTGATTGAGGACTTGGCAGGTGTTCCAGTTGAAGTGGAATACGCTTCTGAATTCCGCTACCGCAATCCCATCATAAAGCCGGGGACACTTGTCCTTGCAATTTCTCAATCAGGCGAGACTGCAGATACACTTGCTGCAATGAAGGAAGCTCACCAGAAGGGAGCAACAGTTCTTGGTATTTGTAATGGGATTGGATCGTCTATCGCACGTAATTCTGATGGGGGTGTGTATCTGCATGCAGGCCCTGAAATAGGTGTGGCGAGTACGAAGGCGTTCTCTGGACAAGTCCTTGTTTTGACAATGATTGCCTTGTTGCTTGGCCGCCAGCGTCGTGTATCTTTTGAGCATGGTATGGAAATCGCAAATGCAATTACTGAGATTCCAGAACTAGTTGAAGAAACACTGAAACTGAACAGCGCAATTCGCACTATTGCTGAAAAATATAAGGATGCGAAGAATTTCCTTTATCTCGGTCGCCACTATAACTATCCAGTTGCGATGGAAGGTGCTCTGAAACTTAAGGAAATCAGTTATATTCATGCAGAAGGCTATCCGGCGGCTGAAATGAAGCATGGCCCGATTGCGCTTATTGATGAGAATATGCCTGTGGTAGTGATTGCCCCGAAGGATGCTTTGTTTGATAAGATTATCTCGAATATTCGTGAAATCAAGGCGCGTGGCGGTAAGGTGATTGCTGTAACAACACAGGATTGCTCGCCGCTTGATGAATTCGCAGACGATTTAATCCGTGTGCCAACAACATTACCGATGCTTATGCCGA